The window CTGGTGCATGCGAATCGTCACACCGCCCACCGGGTAGATGCCGCGTTTGATTTCGAGCATGGCAAAACGCGTGTTCTCGGCGGCCACCCGGATGTCCATGGCCAGCAACAGCTCGACCCCGATGGTGAAGCAGATACCCTGCACCGCGATTACCGTCGGTTTCTGAACGCGGTCTGTTTCAGGGTTGCCGAACAGGCCATAGGGATCACAGGCGCCCTTGGGAAGCGGCGGCGGGAATTCCCCCTTGTCCAGCAAAGGCGACCACTGGGCAAGGTCGAGGCCGCTGGTGAAGTGCTTGCCATTGGCATAGATGAGCCCGCAGCGCAGATCGGGATCGCGGTTGAGCTCGCCCAGGGCTTCTGCCAGCTCGATGAACATGTCGACATCGAAGGCATTCAATTTCCGGGGTCGATTGAGCCCCATGAGAAGTACA is drawn from Deltaproteobacteria bacterium and contains these coding sequences:
- a CDS encoding crotonase/enoyl-CoA hydratase family protein, which codes for MESKVDVERQAHVLLMGLNRPRKLNAFDVDMFIELAEALGELNRDPDLRCGLIYANGKHFTSGLDLAQWSPLLDKGEFPPPLPKGACDPYGLFGNPETDRVQKPTVIAVQGICFTIGVELLLAMDIRVAAENTRFAMLEIKRGIYPVGGVTIRMHQEIGWGNTMRYILTGEEMDAAEAHRLGLVQEVTAVGAQFDRALEIAEIVAKQAPLGVQASLLSARRVQTHGERAAVDKLVPDLREIMKSDDAAEGVRSFIERRDAVFKGR